In a single window of the Osmerus eperlanus chromosome 4, fOsmEpe2.1, whole genome shotgun sequence genome:
- the si:ch211-148l7.4 gene encoding zinc finger and SCAN domain-containing protein 10 isoform X2, whose product MDAVPYSWTRTRAQESFRGSLPTGGTLTRLAQLVAQAEHDSSLSASRTSAECSQGFPDMAELCQHQQEGHPLPKPHQCVSCGRGFSLLSSLQLHICLEEQTGLPHSPPPSSALPHSPPPLPISSLLQSPAPASAPDSNTGPPDSPDPDSDAGPPDSPDPDSPDPDSPDPDSPDPDSPDPDSPASVQCPHCERSIRSSAGLSSHLRSNHASEWILEKKRKSRGPGGRGGRGGRRGRGRGAGRGGGRLPGVSLDRQKVLSCRSCDMVFVSTAKLYLHRKEKHSREPALRWDARPLASKRRKGETYACSTCGKVFLHHLSLRAHAKQHSSQAHDSPRLAERKPGPCRDPPLGEGRRRGRRPRGRRPGGSGAGRPKREQVREEEEEEGEFPCPSCAEVFSQRALLREHAELHQASVRRRCCCVCSQDMEVCRGPGARRQRLYHCMPCQQPFCSLDAFLLHCQVHLLARVEEEEHATPTHTHLYKA is encoded by the exons ATGGATGCAGTTCCCTACAGCTGGACCAGAACCAGGGCCCAGGAATCGTTCCGTGGCTCTCTGCCCACGGGGGGGACTCTGACCAGGCTTGCCCAGCTGGTGGCCCAGGCGGAGCACGACAGCTCCCTCTCCGCCTCCCGCACCAGTGCCGAATGCAGCCAGGGCTTCCCTGACATGGCAGAGCTGTGCCAGCACCAGCAGGAGGGCCACCCCCTGCCCAAGCCCCACCAGTGTGTGTCCTGCGGCAGGGGCTTTTCTCTGCTGTCGTCCCTACAGCTCCACATCTGCCTGGAGGAACAGACaggtctccctcactcccctccccctagctctgctctccctcactcccctccccctctccccatctcctctctcctacagtctcctgcccctgcctccgCCCCTGACTCCAATACAGGTCCCCCTGACTCTCCTGACCCTGACTCCGATGCAGGGCCCCCTGACTCTCCTGACCCTGACTCTCCTGACCCTGACTCTCCTGACCCTGACTCTCCTGACCCTGACTCTCCTGACCCTGACTCTCCTGCCTCGGTCCAGTGCCCCCACTGTGAAAGGAGTATCCGCTCCTCGGCAGGCCTGTCTTCCCACCTGAGGAGCAACCATGCCAGCGAGTGGATcctggagaagaagaggaagagcaggggccctggcgggcggggggggcgaggaggcaggagggggagggggaggggggcagggagggggggcggtagGCTGCCAGGAGTCTCTCTGGACAGACAGAAGGTGCTGTCGTGCCGGTCGTGTGACATGGTGTTTGTGAGCACAGCCAAGCTGTACCTGCACAGAAAGGAGAAGCACAGCCGGGAGCCAGCCCTACGCTGGGACGCACGGCCGCTGGCCAGCAAGCGCAGGAAGGGGGAGACCTACGCCTGTTCCACCTGTGGGAAGGTCTTCCTGCACCACCTCTCTCTTCGGGCTCATGCCAAGCAGCACAGCAGCCAGGCCCATGACAGCCCCAGGCTGGCAGAGAGGAAACCCGGCCCTTGTAGAGACCCcccgctgggggaggggaggcggaggggcCGAAGGCCAAGGGGCCGGAGGCCGGGCGGGAGCGGGGCAGGGAGGCCCAAGAGAGAGCAGGtccgggaggaggaagaggaggaaggagagttcCCCTGCCCGTCGTGTGCGGAGGTGTTCTCCCAGAGGGCGTTGCTGCGGGAGCACGCGGAGCTCCACCAGGCGTCTGTGCGGCGcaggtgctgctgtgtgtgcagcCAGGACATGGAGGTGTGCAGGGGCCCCGGGGCCCGCAGGCAAAGGCTGTACCACTGCATGCCCTGTCAGCAGCCCTTCTGCTCCCTGGATGCCTTCCTGCTGCACTGCCAGGTCCACCTGCtggccagggtggaggaggaggagcacgccacacccacacacacacac ctctacaaggcctga
- the si:ch211-148l7.4 gene encoding zinc finger and SCAN domain-containing protein 10 isoform X1 yields the protein MDAVPYSWTRTRAQESFRGSLPTGGTLTRLAQLVAQAEHDSSLSASRTSAECSQGFPDMAELCQHQQEGHPLPKPHQCVSCGRGFSLLSSLQLHICLEEQTGLPHSPPPSSALPHSPPPLPISSLLQSPAPASAPDSNTGPPDSPDPDSDAGPPDSPDPDSPDPDSPDPDSPDPDSPDPDSPASVQCPHCERSIRSSAGLSSHLRSNHASEWILEKKRKSRGPGGRGGRGGRRGRGRGAGRGGGRLPGVSLDRQKVLSCRSCDMVFVSTAKLYLHRKEKHSREPALRWDARPLASKRRKGETYACSTCGKVFLHHLSLRAHAKQHSSQAHDSPRLAERKPGPCRDPPLGEGRRRGRRPRGRRPGGSGAGRPKREQVREEEEEEGEFPCPSCAEVFSQRALLREHAELHQASVRRRCCCVCSQDMEVCRGPGARRQRLYHCMPCQQPFCSLDAFLLHCQVHLLARVEEEEHATPTHTHLNKA from the coding sequence ATGGATGCAGTTCCCTACAGCTGGACCAGAACCAGGGCCCAGGAATCGTTCCGTGGCTCTCTGCCCACGGGGGGGACTCTGACCAGGCTTGCCCAGCTGGTGGCCCAGGCGGAGCACGACAGCTCCCTCTCCGCCTCCCGCACCAGTGCCGAATGCAGCCAGGGCTTCCCTGACATGGCAGAGCTGTGCCAGCACCAGCAGGAGGGCCACCCCCTGCCCAAGCCCCACCAGTGTGTGTCCTGCGGCAGGGGCTTTTCTCTGCTGTCGTCCCTACAGCTCCACATCTGCCTGGAGGAACAGACaggtctccctcactcccctccccctagctctgctctccctcactcccctccccctctccccatctcctctctcctacagtctcctgcccctgcctccgCCCCTGACTCCAATACAGGTCCCCCTGACTCTCCTGACCCTGACTCCGATGCAGGGCCCCCTGACTCTCCTGACCCTGACTCTCCTGACCCTGACTCTCCTGACCCTGACTCTCCTGACCCTGACTCTCCTGACCCTGACTCTCCTGCCTCGGTCCAGTGCCCCCACTGTGAAAGGAGTATCCGCTCCTCGGCAGGCCTGTCTTCCCACCTGAGGAGCAACCATGCCAGCGAGTGGATcctggagaagaagaggaagagcaggggccctggcgggcggggggggcgaggaggcaggagggggagggggaggggggcagggagggggggcggtagGCTGCCAGGAGTCTCTCTGGACAGACAGAAGGTGCTGTCGTGCCGGTCGTGTGACATGGTGTTTGTGAGCACAGCCAAGCTGTACCTGCACAGAAAGGAGAAGCACAGCCGGGAGCCAGCCCTACGCTGGGACGCACGGCCGCTGGCCAGCAAGCGCAGGAAGGGGGAGACCTACGCCTGTTCCACCTGTGGGAAGGTCTTCCTGCACCACCTCTCTCTTCGGGCTCATGCCAAGCAGCACAGCAGCCAGGCCCATGACAGCCCCAGGCTGGCAGAGAGGAAACCCGGCCCTTGTAGAGACCCcccgctgggggaggggaggcggaggggcCGAAGGCCAAGGGGCCGGAGGCCGGGCGGGAGCGGGGCAGGGAGGCCCAAGAGAGAGCAGGtccgggaggaggaagaggaggaaggagagttcCCCTGCCCGTCGTGTGCGGAGGTGTTCTCCCAGAGGGCGTTGCTGCGGGAGCACGCGGAGCTCCACCAGGCGTCTGTGCGGCGcaggtgctgctgtgtgtgcagcCAGGACATGGAGGTGTGCAGGGGCCCCGGGGCCCGCAGGCAAAGGCTGTACCACTGCATGCCCTGTCAGCAGCCCTTCTGCTCCCTGGATGCCTTCCTGCTGCACTGCCAGGTCCACCTGCtggccagggtggaggaggaggagcacgccacacccacacacacacacctcaacaaggcctga
- the snrpg gene encoding small nuclear ribonucleoprotein G, giving the protein MSKAHPPELKKFMDKKLSLKLNGGRHVQGILRGFDPFMNLVMDDCLEMAPGGQQNGIGMVVIRGNSIIMLEALERV; this is encoded by the exons ATGAGCAAAGCACATCCACCAGAGCTTAAAAA GTTCATGGACAAGAAGCTTTCAT tGAAGCTGAATGGGGGCAGACATGTGCAGGGTATCCTGAGAGGGTTCGACCCCTTCATGAACTTGGTCATGGACGACTGCCTGGAGATGGCACCCGGGGGACAGCAGAACGGCATCGGCATGGTG GTGATCAGAGGCAACAGCATCATCATGCTtgaggccctggagagggtTTGA
- the plpbp gene encoding pyridoxal phosphate homeostasis protein isoform X1, with product MWKVGMSEEVGKALQAVVDRVNQAAARRPKTLPAVAPRLVAVSKTKPPEMVIEAYRQGQRNFGENYVNELVDKASNAQILESCPEIKWHFIGHLQKNNVNKLLGVPNLFMVETVDSARLADRVNSSWLRLRAGGSTLNIMVQINTSGEDSKHGLPQEQTPDTVRHVLTRCSGLHFSGLMTIGRYGYDLTEGPNPDFQMLLSRRQEVCDSLKLPLEEVELSMGMSTDFEHAIEVGATNVRVGSTIFGNREYPSTPSPERRPKPLTEEAARRLESLTVTGK from the exons ATGTGGAAAGTAGGAATGTCGGAGGAGGTTGGAAAGGCGTTACAAGCGGTGGTGGACAGGGTCAACCAGGCAGCGGCACGTCGCCCCAAG acgcTGCCGGCTGTGGCTCCACGCCTGGTGGCCGTCAGTAAGACCAAGCCTCCAGAGATGGTGATTGAGGCGTACCGACAGGGACAGCGCAACTTCGGGGAAAACTAT GTAAATGAGCTGGTGGATAAAGCTTCCAATGCTCAG ATATTAGAGTCGTGCCCAGAAATTAAGTGGCATTTTATCGGACATTTACAGAAGAATAATGTCAACAAACTTCTGG GTGTTCCTAACCTGTTCATGGTGGAGACGGTGGACTCGGCCCGGTTAGCAGACAGGGTGAACAGCTCGTGGCTGCGGCTCAGAGCAGGAGGCAGCACACTCAACATCATGGTGCAGATCAACACCAGCGGGGAGGACA GTAAGCACGGGTTACCCCAAGAGCAGACCCCCGACACAGTGAGACACGTCCTGACCCGCTGCTCTGGCTTGCACTTTTCTGGCCTCATGACCATCGGTCGCTACGGATATGACCTCACAGAGGGGCCCAACCCAGACTTCCAG ATGCTGTTGAGTCGGCGACAGGAAGTGTGCGACAGTCTAAAGCTTcccctggaggaggtggagctcaGCATGGGCATGTCCACAGACTTTGAGCATGCG ATCGAGGTGGGGGCCACCAACGTGCGTGTGGGCAGCACCATCTTTGGTAACCGGGAGTACCCCAGCACGCCCAGCCCTGAAAGGAGGCCCAAGCCTCTGACGGAGGAGGCCGCTCGGAGACTGGAGAGTCTGACAGTGACCGGGAAGTGA
- the plpbp gene encoding pyridoxal phosphate homeostasis protein isoform X2 translates to MFLCARYRLDCLIISFSRSMTLPAVAPRLVAVSKTKPPEMVIEAYRQGQRNFGENYVNELVDKASNAQILESCPEIKWHFIGHLQKNNVNKLLGVPNLFMVETVDSARLADRVNSSWLRLRAGGSTLNIMVQINTSGEDSKHGLPQEQTPDTVRHVLTRCSGLHFSGLMTIGRYGYDLTEGPNPDFQMLLSRRQEVCDSLKLPLEEVELSMGMSTDFEHAIEVGATNVRVGSTIFGNREYPSTPSPERRPKPLTEEAARRLESLTVTGK, encoded by the exons ATGTTCCTCTGCGCTCGATATCGTCTTGATTGTCTGATAATATCGTTTTCTAGGTCCATG acgcTGCCGGCTGTGGCTCCACGCCTGGTGGCCGTCAGTAAGACCAAGCCTCCAGAGATGGTGATTGAGGCGTACCGACAGGGACAGCGCAACTTCGGGGAAAACTAT GTAAATGAGCTGGTGGATAAAGCTTCCAATGCTCAG ATATTAGAGTCGTGCCCAGAAATTAAGTGGCATTTTATCGGACATTTACAGAAGAATAATGTCAACAAACTTCTGG GTGTTCCTAACCTGTTCATGGTGGAGACGGTGGACTCGGCCCGGTTAGCAGACAGGGTGAACAGCTCGTGGCTGCGGCTCAGAGCAGGAGGCAGCACACTCAACATCATGGTGCAGATCAACACCAGCGGGGAGGACA GTAAGCACGGGTTACCCCAAGAGCAGACCCCCGACACAGTGAGACACGTCCTGACCCGCTGCTCTGGCTTGCACTTTTCTGGCCTCATGACCATCGGTCGCTACGGATATGACCTCACAGAGGGGCCCAACCCAGACTTCCAG ATGCTGTTGAGTCGGCGACAGGAAGTGTGCGACAGTCTAAAGCTTcccctggaggaggtggagctcaGCATGGGCATGTCCACAGACTTTGAGCATGCG ATCGAGGTGGGGGCCACCAACGTGCGTGTGGGCAGCACCATCTTTGGTAACCGGGAGTACCCCAGCACGCCCAGCCCTGAAAGGAGGCCCAAGCCTCTGACGGAGGAGGCCGCTCGGAGACTGGAGAGTCTGACAGTGACCGGGAAGTGA